A genomic stretch from Chloroflexota bacterium includes:
- a CDS encoding neutral/alkaline non-lysosomal ceramidase N-terminal domain-containing protein — MTMNDREGYFQVGTARIRITPDVSMPYLGYDWDRHDPFLGVHDDLWAKALVIDDGERTVALIACDMIGFPPAAFAARVREQVATHTSIPGENVMLSASHTHSSHASIDLSTLDLSWPWVQKLGHDLAGAAIAAWQQRQPASIKVHSGEIYGVSENRRVVRSDGKVYRNWDQTAPGELVRRGPIDPEVGVLLAQRPDGSPLAVLCNFTAHPICAMSQPLVSADYPGFAMAAVEAALGPSVTALFTQGACGDVNPPVVRRNVRDAREMGLQLAGEVLRVAASLLPEEVPPVERGVQITSKYVHWSYRTDLPTNSEAERAYAAASEQVERLQRSGATAAEVRAEANKHRLAREKYMLTRNDARQEVGEIQVMTIGDCAWVGVPGELFCQIGLDIKEQSPFGRTFVVGYANCYQGYFPTPIAYEEGGYEVNMGRWSRFTAAAGGSVQETALELLHSLH, encoded by the coding sequence ATGACGATGAATGACCGCGAGGGATACTTCCAGGTGGGGACTGCGCGCATTCGCATAACGCCCGATGTAAGTATGCCGTACCTTGGCTACGACTGGGACCGGCACGACCCGTTTTTGGGCGTTCACGACGATCTGTGGGCGAAAGCACTCGTGATCGATGATGGCGAGCGGACGGTTGCGCTTATCGCTTGCGACATGATTGGATTCCCGCCAGCGGCGTTTGCCGCCAGGGTACGGGAGCAGGTGGCAACACATACGTCTATCCCAGGTGAGAATGTGATGCTCAGCGCCAGCCATACCCACAGCAGCCATGCATCCATTGATCTTTCCACCCTTGATTTGAGTTGGCCGTGGGTGCAGAAGCTTGGACATGATCTGGCGGGGGCAGCGATCGCCGCGTGGCAGCAGCGCCAACCGGCGTCCATTAAGGTACATTCCGGTGAGATATACGGGGTATCAGAAAACCGCCGCGTGGTACGGAGCGACGGCAAAGTGTATCGCAATTGGGACCAAACCGCGCCCGGCGAGTTGGTGCGCCGCGGCCCGATTGACCCGGAGGTGGGCGTGTTGCTCGCCCAGCGCCCCGACGGATCGCCGCTAGCTGTGTTGTGCAACTTCACGGCACACCCCATCTGTGCTATGAGCCAGCCGCTCGTTTCGGCGGACTATCCCGGCTTTGCCATGGCCGCGGTAGAGGCGGCCCTGGGGCCAAGTGTCACCGCGCTGTTCACGCAGGGTGCGTGCGGCGACGTCAATCCGCCGGTGGTGCGGCGCAACGTCCGCGACGCGCGTGAGATGGGGCTGCAACTTGCCGGCGAGGTGCTGCGCGTGGCGGCTTCATTGTTGCCGGAGGAAGTTCCACCCGTTGAACGTGGTGTTCAGATTACTTCAAAGTACGTGCATTGGTCCTACCGCACCGACTTGCCCACGAACAGCGAGGCTGAACGCGCATACGCCGCCGCAAGCGAACAGGTGGAGCGCCTTCAGCGCAGCGGCGCGACGGCTGCCGAAGTACGCGCTGAGGCAAACAAGCACCGCCTTGCGCGGGAGAAGTACATGCTCACTCGCAACGATGCGCGCCAAGAAGTGGGCGAGATTCAAGTAATGACGATTGGGGACTGCGCGTGGGTGGGCGTGCCGGGCGAGTTGTTCTGCCAGATTGGACTAGACATAAAAGAACAGTCGCCCTTTGGCCGCACATTCGTGGTGGGATACGCCAACTGCTACCAGGGCTATTTCCCCACACCGATCGCCTATGAGGAGGGCGGCTATGAGGTGAACATGGGCCGCTGGAGCCGCTTTACCGCTGCCGCAGGCGGGAGTGTGCAAGAAACTGCTTTGGAACTCTTGCATAGCCTTCACTGA
- a CDS encoding amidohydrolase family protein produces the protein MRDIPHLFDANVFLGPVFLRHDETPDDVPRLLAVMDENSISRALVTHGLAKWQHPAAGNRLVIEETKGVDRLVPCWVVMPSVAGEMPPEREQVAQLLESGARAARLCTGINRLTLEPFEVDTLLEALAERRVPLFLDSNIRHWSEPRPWAFIEWAVRTYPTLPLVLLREPPSNFRTLFTLMDRYANLYIETSYMQGHDAIALIADRWGADRLVFGTGIPVWDPGMAITGLTYASFSIEERDAVAGGSLQRLIDNCVV, from the coding sequence ATGCGAGATATTCCGCACCTCTTTGACGCCAACGTGTTTCTCGGGCCGGTATTTCTTCGGCACGACGAAACACCGGACGATGTCCCTCGGTTGCTGGCCGTAATGGATGAGAACAGCATCAGCCGTGCGCTCGTCACCCACGGCCTTGCCAAATGGCAGCATCCCGCCGCAGGCAACCGGCTCGTCATCGAAGAGACCAAGGGGGTGGACCGGCTCGTGCCGTGTTGGGTCGTCATGCCGTCCGTGGCCGGGGAGATGCCCCCGGAGCGCGAGCAAGTTGCACAATTGCTGGAATCCGGCGCGCGCGCAGCGCGACTTTGCACGGGCATAAATCGACTTACCCTGGAGCCATTTGAAGTGGACACGCTGCTCGAAGCCTTGGCCGAACGAAGGGTACCGCTGTTCCTGGATTCTAACATCCGTCATTGGAGTGAGCCGCGTCCGTGGGCTTTCATCGAATGGGCCGTTCGCACGTATCCCACGCTGCCGCTCGTGCTCTTGCGTGAGCCGCCGTCGAACTTTCGCACACTGTTTACGCTTATGGATCGCTACGCCAACCTGTATATCGAGACGTCGTACATGCAGGGCCACGATGCCATCGCCCTCATAGCAGATCGCTGGGGTGCGGACAGGCTCGTCTTTGGCACCGGCATTCCCGTGTGGGACCCGGGCATGGCCATCACCGGGCTCACCTACGCCAGCTTCTCAATTGAGGAACGCGATGCCGTTGCCGGCGGCAGCCTGCAGCGCTTGATCGATAACTGTGTCGTCTGA
- a CDS encoding amidohydrolase family protein, producing MAQATSAAESAAMSIQEAALRGEPLTDTFIVNNHSHLGLYYGFAQPNPDADSLVRTMDRVGIDQSCVFSSLAITADMRTGNDQNLAAARQHPDRILAYAVPDPNLAGQVRDEMQRCIDAGARGIKFHTGLHEYPFAGPGYVPAFELADRHRLPLISHGVDSPDVLRRTARAYPNAHFIVAHAGAGRKHPAFDPIYDVALEEPNVYLDTAGSVAPYGIFAQLVAHVGAGKILYGDDFPWMCPTHQIGRILLAPITDDEKKQILGGTMQRLLGTRQ from the coding sequence ATGGCACAGGCAACTTCAGCGGCGGAAAGCGCAGCAATGAGCATACAGGAGGCCGCCCTGCGCGGCGAACCGCTTACAGATACGTTCATCGTAAACAACCACAGCCACCTCGGCTTGTACTATGGGTTCGCCCAGCCCAATCCGGATGCCGATTCCCTGGTGCGCACGATGGACCGCGTGGGCATAGACCAGTCGTGCGTTTTTTCCAGCCTGGCGATTACGGCAGACATGCGCACCGGCAACGACCAGAATCTGGCAGCGGCGCGACAGCACCCTGACCGTATACTGGCCTACGCCGTGCCGGACCCCAATCTCGCCGGCCAGGTCCGCGACGAAATGCAACGCTGCATCGACGCCGGGGCGCGCGGCATCAAGTTCCACACCGGGCTGCATGAGTATCCCTTTGCCGGACCCGGCTACGTTCCCGCCTTTGAATTGGCGGACAGGCATCGGCTGCCATTGATCAGCCACGGCGTAGACTCACCCGACGTGCTGCGGCGCACCGCCCGGGCATATCCCAACGCCCACTTTATCGTGGCCCACGCCGGTGCGGGGCGTAAGCACCCGGCATTTGACCCAATCTATGATGTTGCGCTTGAGGAGCCAAATGTCTACCTGGATACTGCCGGTTCCGTTGCACCGTATGGGATATTCGCGCAATTGGTAGCGCATGTAGGCGCCGGCAAAATACTCTACGGCGACGACTTTCCGTGGATGTGCCCCACCCACCAGATCGGTCGCATTCTGCTGGCGCCCATCACCGACGACGAGAAGAAGCAGATTCTCGGTGGCACGATGCAGCGGCTGTTGGGCACGCGGCAGTGA
- a CDS encoding TIM barrel protein, protein MKYLMLSKPLENLSYPELADTVAELGMDGIDLTVRSPGHVLPEQVKTDLPKAAQAVRERGLELGWLTTAIDSAQSPYAEDIIAAAADLGINQFKLGYHRYAGFGEMGRQIAEVREQLRGIEGLCRQYGVQAGIHAHYGPTLSATTHVVSLLLEDFDPAAICYYPDLGHMGVEGSFGGWIHGLDLLADRIDMLALENVAQFRAVDPETGAASWSTKVVPFDQGFIPFAEAFRYLKHIGYTGYASFQAEYRGANSFEDMNQTELLAQVSQDLRYTKQLADAVGL, encoded by the coding sequence ATGAAATACCTAATGCTCTCAAAGCCCCTGGAAAACCTCTCCTACCCTGAGCTTGCCGACACTGTGGCCGAGCTTGGCATGGACGGCATTGACCTCACGGTGCGCTCACCCGGCCACGTCTTGCCGGAACAGGTCAAGACCGACCTGCCCAAGGCGGCGCAGGCCGTCCGCGAGCGGGGATTAGAGCTTGGCTGGCTAACTACGGCGATCGACAGCGCCCAGTCGCCCTATGCGGAAGACATTATTGCCGCGGCTGCCGACCTCGGCATCAACCAGTTCAAGCTGGGCTATCATCGCTACGCCGGTTTTGGCGAAATGGGCCGTCAGATCGCTGAGGTCCGGGAGCAGTTGCGCGGCATCGAGGGGCTCTGCCGGCAGTATGGCGTACAGGCCGGCATTCACGCGCACTATGGGCCCACGCTTTCGGCCACCACTCACGTGGTCTCGCTGCTGCTGGAGGATTTCGACCCCGCCGCCATCTGCTACTATCCCGATCTCGGGCACATGGGAGTCGAAGGAAGCTTTGGCGGCTGGATTCACGGACTGGACCTGCTCGCAGACCGCATTGACATGCTGGCTTTGGAGAATGTGGCTCAGTTTCGCGCAGTAGACCCGGAAACGGGTGCGGCGTCCTGGAGTACGAAGGTTGTGCCGTTCGACCAAGGCTTCATCCCCTTCGCTGAAGCCTTCCGGTACTTGAAGCACATCGGCTACACCGGCTACGCTTCGTTTCAGGCCGAGTATCGGGGCGCGAACAGCTTTGAAGACATGAACCAAACAGAACTGCTCGCTCAAGTGAGCCAGGACCTGCGCTACACCAAACAGCTTGCTGACGCAGTGGGCCTATAG
- a CDS encoding sulfatase-like hydrolase/transferase, producing MDRPNIILITTDEQRWDTLGCYGNQKVKTPTLDALAAKGTLFAKAYNQNPVCIPARACLQTGRYTRQHGVSYMEAAVDSTPGLPPWERTFMEELQDAGYVTAAFGKIHMMPPKGYNETQLTGGKGSRWTQSYGSPLGPGPLGPVYARWLDSVHPGGYELIYEQRREPVYRKYMTAITNVLPLEEYIDTWITENTREFVSRDHDQPFFAWCGICGPHGPFDPPRPYDSMYPSDFVDVSPTYLADDSDKPKHLQNGGGRFAKEPDDSLIRRVTAFYWGLCTYIDDMMERLFQTLEECGKADNTLIIFTSDHGDHMGDWSRGGKGTFWEGSARVPFIVVPPADLPRVPNVDGVIGTFQVAPTILDYAGVDIPREMQATSLKSVVEGAEDAPGFALCEYEDNNQVVRGKSITTNRYKYAFWNTEDGQELYDMENDPLELHNLARDPGSQDLVRQHKEMLLQHLLDSEKPIRRW from the coding sequence ATGGATCGCCCAAACATCATCCTGATCACGACTGACGAGCAACGGTGGGATACGCTCGGCTGTTACGGCAACCAGAAGGTCAAGACGCCGACCCTGGATGCCCTGGCAGCAAAGGGAACGCTCTTTGCCAAAGCGTACAACCAGAACCCCGTGTGTATTCCGGCCCGCGCCTGCTTGCAGACCGGGCGGTACACCCGCCAGCACGGAGTTTCCTACATGGAGGCGGCCGTCGACAGCACGCCCGGCCTGCCGCCGTGGGAACGCACCTTCATGGAGGAGCTGCAGGACGCCGGGTACGTTACTGCCGCCTTTGGCAAGATACACATGATGCCGCCGAAAGGCTATAACGAAACGCAACTTACCGGCGGCAAGGGATCGCGTTGGACACAGTCGTATGGCTCGCCGCTGGGTCCCGGACCTTTGGGCCCCGTATACGCGCGGTGGCTCGACTCCGTGCATCCGGGCGGCTATGAACTCATCTATGAGCAACGCCGCGAACCCGTATACCGCAAGTACATGACCGCCATCACCAATGTCCTGCCGCTGGAAGAGTATATCGACACATGGATCACCGAGAACACCCGCGAGTTTGTCTCCCGCGACCACGATCAACCCTTCTTCGCCTGGTGCGGCATTTGCGGCCCGCACGGCCCGTTCGATCCGCCGCGACCGTATGACAGCATGTACCCATCCGATTTCGTGGACGTCTCACCTACGTACCTGGCGGATGATAGCGACAAGCCCAAGCATCTGCAGAACGGGGGCGGCCGCTTTGCCAAAGAGCCGGATGACAGCCTGATCCGGCGCGTGACGGCCTTCTACTGGGGGCTTTGCACGTACATTGACGACATGATGGAACGCCTGTTTCAGACGCTTGAAGAGTGCGGCAAGGCCGACAACACCCTCATCATCTTCACCAGCGACCACGGGGACCACATGGGCGATTGGTCTCGGGGCGGCAAAGGCACATTCTGGGAAGGCTCCGCGCGCGTGCCGTTTATCGTCGTGCCGCCGGCGGACTTGCCCCGCGTGCCCAACGTGGATGGCGTGATCGGCACGTTTCAGGTCGCGCCGACCATCCTCGACTATGCCGGCGTGGATATCCCGCGAGAGATGCAGGCCACCAGCCTCAAGTCCGTGGTGGAAGGCGCTGAAGACGCGCCGGGCTTCGCGCTCTGCGAGTATGAGGACAACAACCAGGTCGTGCGCGGCAAGTCCATCACCACGAACCGCTACAAGTACGCCTTCTGGAACACCGAGGACGGGCAAGAGCTTTACGACATGGAGAATGACCCTCTGGAGTTACACAATCTCGCCCGCGATCCAGGATCGCAAGACCTCGTGCGCCAGCATAAGGAAATGCTGCTCCAGCACTTGCTCGATAGCGAGAAGCCGATACGCCGCTGGTAA
- a CDS encoding ABC transporter substrate-binding protein, with amino-acid sequence MKTRTWKSLGGMLALMFAFMLTLAACGTAVVTPAEEEAEMMAKPTIVFSDLSWDSAQIQNAVARYIIENGYGYETDAVFGDTVPMLVALRAGDVNVTMEIWLPNQEEPFLLALEEGSVEVVGKSLEDNWQSAFIIPQYVADENPNLRKVEDLADHMEIFVTPDSNGKARLLSCIPGWACEQVNANQVVAYGLSDAVELVNPGSDAALQSEIRAAFLKKEPVLFYYWGPTTFSFEMETELGGYYVLEEPTYNEECWADGNACAYPVAEVVIAVNTDLKESAPDVIELLGKWDWNFGNQRQAETYFSETGADYAEVAVWWLQNNDSWREWVTADAAEKVAAALAAE; translated from the coding sequence ATGAAAACACGAACTTGGAAATCACTCGGCGGCATGCTAGCACTTATGTTCGCCTTTATGCTTACGCTCGCTGCCTGCGGCACCGCCGTGGTGACGCCGGCAGAAGAGGAAGCGGAGATGATGGCAAAGCCCACCATCGTCTTTTCCGACCTTAGCTGGGATAGCGCCCAGATCCAGAACGCGGTAGCACGCTATATCATCGAGAACGGCTATGGCTATGAGACCGATGCGGTCTTTGGCGATACCGTTCCCATGCTGGTGGCGCTCCGTGCCGGTGACGTGAACGTCACCATGGAAATTTGGCTGCCAAACCAGGAAGAGCCCTTCCTACTGGCTTTGGAGGAAGGCTCAGTTGAAGTTGTGGGCAAGAGCCTGGAGGACAACTGGCAGTCCGCGTTCATCATTCCGCAGTATGTTGCGGATGAGAATCCCAACTTGCGCAAAGTGGAAGACCTCGCGGACCATATGGAAATCTTCGTGACGCCGGACTCGAACGGCAAAGCACGCTTGCTTTCGTGCATTCCCGGTTGGGCGTGCGAGCAAGTGAATGCCAATCAGGTCGTGGCCTATGGCTTGAGCGACGCGGTTGAACTGGTCAATCCTGGCTCGGATGCCGCTCTGCAGAGCGAGATTCGCGCGGCTTTCCTAAAGAAAGAGCCGGTGCTGTTCTACTACTGGGGCCCGACGACGTTCTCCTTTGAAATGGAGACCGAACTCGGCGGCTATTATGTTCTCGAAGAGCCGACCTATAACGAAGAGTGCTGGGCCGACGGTAATGCTTGCGCATACCCCGTGGCTGAGGTTGTGATTGCCGTCAACACGGATCTCAAAGAATCCGCTCCGGACGTGATCGAACTTCTCGGCAAGTGGGACTGGAACTTTGGCAACCAGCGTCAAGCCGAGACGTACTTCTCGGAGACTGGCGCCGACTACGCTGAAGTCGCCGTGTGGTGGTTGCAGAACAATGACTCTTGGCGCGAGTGGGTAACCGCCGACGCCGCTGAGAAGGTCGCTGCTGCCCTGGCAGCGGAGTAA
- a CDS encoding proline/glycine betaine ABC transporter permease has protein sequence MVLAWGPRTEFPLDWSRGISNRINDWVDDITVAWGPVFDLVADAVLRFLLWIETAFLWTPWPVIVVGAALIAWVTVGWKFSAFAVVALLTTGVFGLWASAMETMALIVVSVFLSIVVGIPFGVLAARSNTFDAVLKPLLDGMQTMPSFVYLVPVVMFFGIGNVPAVFATIIYAAPPTIRFTSLGIREVSPQVVEAARSFGTTHRQLLFKVQLPMALPTIMAGINQTTMMALAMMVIASLVGAGGLGEDVQRALSRAQPGQALLGGLGIVFLAIIIDRITQAWAKSRQEALRT, from the coding sequence ATGGTCTTGGCGTGGGGCCCCAGAACCGAGTTTCCGCTCGACTGGAGCCGCGGCATCAGTAACCGGATCAATGACTGGGTGGATGACATCACCGTTGCCTGGGGGCCGGTGTTCGATTTAGTTGCGGATGCCGTGCTGCGGTTCTTGCTGTGGATAGAGACCGCATTTCTGTGGACGCCGTGGCCGGTGATTGTGGTTGGCGCGGCCCTGATTGCCTGGGTCACCGTCGGCTGGAAGTTTTCCGCCTTTGCGGTGGTTGCTTTGCTCACGACCGGCGTGTTCGGGCTTTGGGCCAGTGCCATGGAGACCATGGCACTCATCGTCGTGTCAGTCTTTCTCTCCATCGTTGTGGGTATTCCGTTCGGAGTGCTGGCCGCGCGCAGCAACACGTTTGACGCAGTCTTGAAGCCGCTGCTCGACGGCATGCAGACAATGCCGTCGTTCGTATATCTCGTGCCGGTTGTTATGTTTTTTGGAATTGGCAACGTGCCCGCTGTCTTTGCCACCATTATCTACGCGGCGCCGCCGACTATCCGATTTACCAGTCTTGGTATCCGGGAAGTCAGCCCGCAGGTGGTCGAGGCCGCACGCTCGTTCGGCACCACCCACCGGCAACTGCTGTTCAAGGTGCAGTTGCCAATGGCGTTGCCGACGATCATGGCCGGCATCAATCAGACCACGATGATGGCGCTGGCAATGATGGTGATTGCCTCGCTGGTCGGCGCCGGCGGCCTGGGCGAAGACGTGCAGCGGGCGCTTTCGCGCGCGCAACCGGGGCAGGCACTGCTGGGCGGACTGGGTATCGTCTTCTTGGCGATCATCATCGACCGCATCACCCAGGCGTGGGCTAAGAGTAGGCAAGAAGCATTACGGACTTAA
- a CDS encoding betaine/proline/choline family ABC transporter ATP-binding protein (Members of the family are the ATP-binding subunit of ABC transporters for substrates such as betaine, L-proline or other amino acids, choline, carnitine, etc. The substrate specificity is best determined from the substrate-binding subunit, rather than this subunit, as it interacts with the permease subunit and not with substrate directly.), translating to MNQATEELPELPTSANGEVRVSVRGLWKVFGPADGPDVGETLEGKTKDEVQDELDSVLALHDVSFDVHQGETFVVMGLSGSGKSTLVRCLIRLIEPTVGEVIIDGEDILSYTDEELTEARRQKTGMVFQYFGLLPHRTVIDNVAWGLEVQGVPREDRRARAAELLRVVGLDGWEEYHAAALSGGMQQRVGLARALACDPEILLMDEPFSALDPLIRRDMQDELIRLQEQLHKTIVFITHDLAEATKLGSRIAIMRDGAIVQIGTPEEIMANPIDDYVADFTRDVRTSSIVTVGYVMERCGVLLKPTTTARDALAQLESGGVEAAFVIAEDGRYRGEICRQEARDAAGNGSATIEYAVSRRCEPVLAGQCIEDALSVAWPQEGKIPVVDDEERLVGMIERDVLAEAVFSEEREEAGA from the coding sequence ATGAACCAAGCAACGGAAGAATTGCCGGAACTACCGACTTCGGCCAACGGCGAAGTGCGCGTGAGCGTGCGTGGCCTGTGGAAGGTGTTTGGACCGGCCGACGGACCTGACGTGGGGGAGACCCTCGAGGGTAAGACGAAGGACGAAGTCCAGGACGAGTTGGACTCGGTGCTGGCGTTGCACGACGTGAGCTTCGACGTCCATCAGGGCGAGACCTTCGTCGTCATGGGCCTCTCCGGCAGTGGCAAGTCCACGCTGGTGCGTTGTCTCATACGTCTCATAGAGCCGACCGTCGGTGAAGTCATCATCGACGGTGAGGACATTCTCAGCTATACCGATGAAGAACTCACGGAGGCGCGCCGGCAGAAGACCGGCATGGTTTTCCAGTACTTCGGCCTGTTGCCCCACCGCACGGTAATCGATAACGTCGCCTGGGGCTTGGAAGTGCAAGGGGTGCCGCGGGAAGACCGGCGTGCGCGAGCGGCCGAACTGCTGCGAGTGGTCGGTCTGGATGGCTGGGAAGAGTACCACGCTGCAGCTCTCAGCGGCGGCATGCAACAGCGCGTGGGTCTTGCGCGGGCCCTGGCCTGCGATCCCGAAATTCTGCTCATGGATGAGCCCTTCAGTGCGCTGGACCCTCTCATCCGGCGGGATATGCAGGATGAGCTTATCCGCCTGCAAGAGCAGTTGCACAAGACCATCGTCTTTATTACCCACGATCTGGCCGAGGCTACCAAGCTGGGCAGCCGCATCGCCATTATGCGCGATGGGGCCATCGTTCAGATTGGCACGCCTGAAGAAATCATGGCGAATCCGATTGACGACTACGTGGCCGACTTCACGCGCGACGTGCGCACGTCTTCGATTGTCACCGTCGGCTACGTCATGGAACGGTGTGGAGTCCTCTTGAAACCCACGACGACGGCACGGGACGCCCTTGCTCAGTTAGAGTCTGGTGGCGTCGAGGCCGCGTTCGTCATTGCAGAGGATGGCCGCTATCGGGGAGAAATCTGCCGGCAAGAAGCGCGCGATGCCGCCGGGAACGGCAGCGCTACCATCGAATATGCTGTCTCCCGTCGCTGCGAACCGGTGCTGGCAGGGCAGTGTATTGAGGATGCGCTCTCGGTAGCGTGGCCTCAGGAAGGGAAGATCCCAGTAGTAGACGACGAAGAGCGGCTGGTTGGCATGATAGAGCGGGATGTGCTCGCCGAGGCGGTCTTTTCTGAAGAACGTGAGGAGGCCGGCGCGTAG
- a CDS encoding SelT/SelW/SelH family (seleno)protein has protein sequence MAEKQRLSIEYCTSUGYLPKAVSLTEQVLDKHEQNIESLELIPSGGGAFEVTLDNNVIFSKHQEGRFPEHDEVLKHLR, from the coding sequence ATGGCCGAGAAGCAACGTCTCAGCATCGAATACTGCACCTCGTGAGGCTACCTCCCGAAAGCCGTCAGTTTGACGGAACAAGTGCTGGATAAGCACGAACAGAACATCGAGAGCCTGGAGCTCATCCCTTCCGGCGGCGGCGCCTTCGAAGTCACCCTGGACAACAACGTCATCTTCTCCAAACACCAGGAAGGCCGCTTCCCCGAACACGACGAGGTGCTCAAACACCTGCGATAG